The region GAAATACCACCGGAATGCTGCTACCTATATCAATACACTGATCCGTTCCGGCTTCACCTTGACCGGGATCTCCGAGCTGCAGCCGACTCCGGATATGCTGGAGCAGAATCCTGCCTGGCAGGAGGAGACCCGGCGTCCGATGTTTCTGCTGCTATCGGCAGTGAAGCGGTAGCTGTTATAGAATATACAGTATTAATGCAGACCAAACAGATATGCGAACTCAGGTGCAGACATGCGCAAAAAAAAGACCAGCCGGACGGTAGTCCGCTGACCTTTTATCATCCCCGTGGTTCACGGAGTTCACATTGCATTATTCACATTCACTGTGCCTTCCTGAGTCTTGGCAAGTGCGGACGGAATCTTAGGTGCCTGAACCAGCTTCCGTCTGCCCAGAGAGGTTGTAAAAGTGATTACATAACCGGCTACAACTACAGCCATCACCGTATACAGCGTTTCTCTTAACGGCATATAGAAGAGGGAAAAAGCCAGAACGATTACATCCATCAGGATAAATACGGTTCCTACCTTAATACCTTTCCATTCACTGATCAGCACGGACAAAATATCGTCCCCGCCGCTCGCCCCGCCGCCCAGCAGGACCATTCCTGCGCCCAGACCTGTCAATACCCCGGACAACAGCGCCGCAACCGGCAAGTTATCCTGCAGGTCAATAACCCAGCCGGAATAGCGTTCCATCAGCCCGTAGAATACCGTGAAGGCCACTACGGATATGAAGGTGTTCACTACGAATGACTTTCCTTTGAAAATGATTGCGATGATGAGTACCGGAATGTCCAAAATCAGGATGCTTAGTGATGGTGAAATCCCCAGTACATACTTGCCGAGCAGCGACAATCCTACGAATCCGCCTTCGGTCAAGTGGTTCTGATAATTAATGTGATAATACGTAAATGCAAGCAATAGTGTTCCGGTCAAAATAATCGCTAACCGGAGCGGCAAACTCATGCCACTGTCTTGTTTCCTCATTACTCGGTCTCCCCTTATCGTATATGGCGGCTAGACGTTCGTGCCGGTCTCTACGAGGGGATGTACGTGAGGAGGTGTTAGTCCTTCGCATACAATACTCCCTTCCCTTCGCAGAAGCGGCTTCGTCAATGAACAACGGTTCGCGCACATTCTACAGGGAAGCTAAGTATAAGACAGATCATAACGTTTCCAAATCGTCCTTTGGGGAATCGTCCTTCGGGGACACATGGTATCCTGATCCTTTCTTTAGTTTGATATGTTCTGAATAGATTATACCACGCGGAAGGGCCACTCTAAACAGTTTCCATCAAAAATAAGCAATCAGCCCTGATTTCTCAGCAGACGGTTGACCGTCTCGCGGCGGACGCCGATCAATTGTCCGATTTCTTCCTGTGTCAGCAGATCTGTAAGCTGTGCGCCATGAGAATATTCGGTCAGCCAGCGGGTCAGCAGAGCCATCCGCTCCCCCGGCGTCCCAACAGTGAGATGATCGAGCCTCGTCTGCATGAACCGCACCTTCTCCTGAAGCAAAAGGGCGATCTCCATCACCTTCTCAGGCTTCTCCCTCAGCTCCCGGTACCATTCTGCAGCCGGAATCAGCTCGACCTCACTTTTCATCATCGCCACTGCGGTTCCATGCGCCTCCTTCGGCGAAATGAGGGAATGATGCGGAACGGTCTCACCAGGATATAACAGGTTGAACAGTACCATGTTCCCGTTCTCATGCAGTCTCGTGACCTTGAACAGTCCGCTCTTCACCTTGAACAGGTTCTGGCCGCCGTCTCCCTGGCGGAATAAGACCTCACCTCTGTGCAGAATCATTTCGCATTCTCCTTTGCCTTCTCTGTATATATATTTTTAATTATACCGAAATAAGACACCAAAATGGAGGGGCAAGCGTAAAACAGCCATTATTCATGAGTTCAACGGTAAAGAAACCGCCCGGGGCAGAGAATGGTCTCTGCTCCCGGGCGGTGTCAGGGAAAGGTAAAATAGGTTATTTCGCTTCAATCGGCTTCTTCCAGAGCCCAAGGATCAGCCCGGAAATCACGGAGCCGATCAGCACAGAT is a window of Paenibacillus sp. FSL H3-0469 DNA encoding:
- a CDS encoding YitT family protein, whose protein sequence is MRKQDSGMSLPLRLAIILTGTLLLAFTYYHINYQNHLTEGGFVGLSLLGKYVLGISPSLSILILDIPVLIIAIIFKGKSFVVNTFISVVAFTVFYGLMERYSGWVIDLQDNLPVAALLSGVLTGLGAGMVLLGGGASGGDDILSVLISEWKGIKVGTVFILMDVIVLAFSLFYMPLRETLYTVMAVVVAGYVITFTTSLGRRKLVQAPKIPSALAKTQEGTVNVNNAM
- a CDS encoding Crp/Fnr family transcriptional regulator — translated: MILHRGEVLFRQGDGGQNLFKVKSGLFKVTRLHENGNMVLFNLLYPGETVPHHSLISPKEAHGTAVAMMKSEVELIPAAEWYRELREKPEKVMEIALLLQEKVRFMQTRLDHLTVGTPGERMALLTRWLTEYSHGAQLTDLLTQEEIGQLIGVRRETVNRLLRNQG